A genomic window from Cryomorphaceae bacterium includes:
- a CDS encoding S9 family peptidase, whose product MKNFVPYLLLLAPMAISCDSEPQAPSPAAQLQYPITEKVDQVDDYFGNQIEDPFRWLEDDNAPDTEAWVKEQNKVTESFMSQIPYRKAIRERFAELYNYPKVSSPRKVGEYYFFYKNTGLQNQSVIYYQKGLDGEPKVFIDPNELSEDGTVSIGLLGASPDHRYMAYTESAAGSDWSVIRIREIENNTDLEDELRWVKFTGAAWLADGFYYSRYPEPEKGKEYSGDNKDHSIYFHKVGTPQSEDVLFYRNEKNPNLYHWCSITEDKKYLHMYVAEGTDGYETHIKDMENDGPLTPLFRGFKNKSNIVNHIDGRLLVYTDIDAPNYRLISLDPNAPQKENWVEIIPEEEHLLDGVSTGGGKLFADYLENATTRLYQMDYSGENRKEISLPGAGSAGGLSGKKDDKILFYTYTSFNYPPTIFKYDVESGESSLFNQPELAFDPGDFESKQVWYKSKDGTPVSMFIVHKKGLELNGNNPTLLYGYGGFNISLTPSFSVSNIILLENGGVYAVANLRGGGEYGEEWHKAGMKENKQNVFDDFIAAAEYLIKERYTSNERLAIRGGSNGGLLVGAAMTQRPELFQVAIPQVGVLDMLRFHRFTVGKGWIPEYGCADSSDTEFRYLLAYSPLHNLKDGTAYPATLITTADHDDRVVPAHSFKFAARLQEAHRGKNPVLIRVEVDAGHGAGKPTSKIIEEASDIWAFMLYNMGIESLYGVGPGGGGLAAQ is encoded by the coding sequence ATGAAAAATTTTGTTCCATACCTCTTATTACTTGCTCCAATGGCAATTTCCTGCGACAGCGAACCACAAGCTCCCAGCCCCGCAGCTCAACTGCAATACCCCATCACTGAAAAAGTAGATCAGGTTGATGATTACTTCGGCAACCAGATTGAGGATCCTTTCCGCTGGCTCGAAGATGACAACGCCCCCGATACAGAAGCCTGGGTAAAGGAGCAAAACAAAGTGACGGAATCGTTCATGAGTCAAATACCCTACCGCAAAGCCATCCGGGAGCGTTTTGCGGAGTTGTACAACTACCCGAAAGTTTCCTCACCCCGAAAAGTAGGCGAGTATTATTTCTTCTATAAAAATACCGGGCTTCAAAACCAATCGGTTATTTATTATCAAAAAGGGCTGGACGGTGAGCCTAAAGTGTTTATAGACCCCAACGAATTATCTGAAGACGGAACTGTATCCATTGGTCTTCTGGGAGCATCGCCCGACCATCGCTACATGGCCTATACAGAATCAGCAGCCGGCTCAGATTGGTCAGTAATCAGAATTCGCGAAATTGAAAACAACACCGATCTCGAAGACGAACTTCGCTGGGTTAAATTTACCGGAGCGGCTTGGCTGGCCGATGGTTTCTACTACAGTCGCTATCCTGAACCGGAAAAAGGCAAAGAGTATTCCGGCGATAACAAGGACCACTCCATTTACTTTCACAAAGTAGGTACACCTCAGTCAGAAGACGTGCTGTTTTACCGCAACGAAAAGAACCCCAACCTATACCACTGGTGCAGCATCACCGAAGACAAGAAATACCTGCACATGTACGTAGCCGAAGGAACCGATGGGTACGAAACGCATATAAAAGACATGGAGAACGACGGTCCACTCACTCCCCTTTTCCGCGGATTTAAGAACAAAAGCAACATTGTGAATCACATTGATGGCCGACTTTTGGTTTACACCGATATTGACGCGCCCAATTACCGCTTGATTTCGCTTGACCCCAATGCTCCCCAAAAAGAAAACTGGGTAGAAATCATTCCCGAAGAAGAACATTTGCTGGATGGTGTGAGCACAGGTGGGGGCAAACTCTTTGCCGACTACCTTGAAAATGCCACTACCCGCCTCTACCAAATGGACTACAGCGGTGAAAACCGCAAAGAAATTAGCCTGCCGGGAGCTGGAAGTGCCGGAGGTCTGAGTGGTAAAAAAGATGACAAAATCCTTTTTTACACCTACACTTCCTTTAACTACCCACCTACCATTTTTAAATACGACGTGGAAAGTGGTGAGTCATCACTCTTTAACCAGCCCGAACTGGCTTTTGACCCCGGTGATTTTGAAAGCAAGCAAGTGTGGTACAAAAGCAAAGACGGAACCCCGGTTTCAATGTTTATCGTACACAAAAAAGGTCTGGAGTTAAACGGTAATAACCCAACCCTGCTCTACGGTTATGGCGGTTTTAACATCAGCCTCACTCCTTCATTTAGCGTTTCGAACATTATTCTGCTTGAGAATGGCGGTGTTTACGCGGTGGCTAATCTTCGCGGTGGCGGCGAATACGGCGAGGAATGGCACAAAGCCGGAATGAAGGAAAACAAGCAAAATGTGTTTGATGATTTTATTGCCGCTGCCGAATACCTGATCAAGGAACGTTACACCTCAAACGAGCGGCTGGCCATCCGCGGTGGCTCAAACGGAGGCCTCCTTGTAGGAGCGGCTATGACACAGCGGCCTGAGTTGTTTCAGGTAGCGATTCCGCAAGTAGGTGTGCTTGATATGCTTCGTTTTCATCGTTTTACGGTGGGTAAAGGCTGGATTCCTGAGTATGGGTGCGCCGACAGCTCTGATACAGAGTTTCGCTACTTGCTGGCCTACTCACCGCTGCACAATCTCAAAGACGGCACAGCCTATCCTGCAACCCTTATCACCACAGCAGACCACGACGACCGTGTAGTACCGGCACACAGCTTTAAGTTTGCTGCACGACTGCAGGAGGCACACCGCGGTAAAAACCCGGTTCTCATCAGGGTTGAAGTGGATGCTGGTCACGGAGCCGGTAAGCCTACCTCCAAAATCATCGAAGAGGCCAGTGATATATGGGCTTTTATGCTCTACAACATGGGCATTGAGTCACTTTACGGTGTCGGTCCTGGTGGCGGAGGTCTTGCTGCTCAATAA